From Mycobacterium cookii:
TCGCCGTCGAGCAACGCGGTGGTCGCCACGTTGGCCAGGTCGCTGCCGGCCCCGGGTTCGGAATAGCCCTGCGACCACAGCTCGGTGACATCGAGGATGCGCGGCAGAAAACGCCGTTGGTGCTCCGGGGTTCCGAAGGCGATCAGCGTCGGCCCCAGCAACTCTTCGCCGAAATGGTTCACCTTCGCGGGCGCATTGGCGATCGCGTATTCCTCGTAGAACGCGACCCGATGGGCGACGGACAGGCCGCGGCCGCCGTGCTCGACCGGCCACCCCAGACAAGTGAGACCGGCCTTGGCGAGGTGCTGATTCCAGGCCCGCCGCTCTTCGAAAGCCTCGTGCTCGCGGCCGGGCCCGCCGAGCCCCTTGAGGGCGGCGAATTCTCCAACCAGGTTCTCGGTGAGCCAATCGCGGACCTCGGCCCGGAACTCCTCGACGCCTTGCACCCCTGTAGGCTAACCTACCAAGCACTTGCTTTGTTAGCCCCGCCGGCGATATCAGCCGAGCAAGAGGAGTTCGATGTCGAGCCATCCGCAGACCATTCCTGCGGCGTTGGATCGCATCGCGAGCGAACTGCCCGACCACGACGCCCTGGTCACGCCCGATCGGGCGATCACTTTCGCCGAGTTGCGCAACGAGGTGCGCCAAGCCGCAGCAGCGATGATCGACCTCGGTGTGGCCGTCGGCGACCGGGTGGCGATCTGGTCGCCCAACACCTGGCACTGGGTGGTGGCATGCCTGGCCAGCCATTATGCGGGTGCCACCGTCGTGCCGTTGAACACCCGCTACACCGCGGCCGAGGCCACCGACATCCTGGCCCGCACCGGCGCGCCGCTGTTGGTGGCGATGGGCGAGTTCCTCGGCGCCGACCGCGTCGGCGATCTGGATGGGTCCGCGCTGCCCGACCTGCGCCACATCGTGCGGGTGCCCATCGACCGCGACGACGGGACATGGGACGAATTCGTCAGCCATGGATCCGACCTCGCGGCCGCTGATGCCCGCGCCGGCGCGGTCCGGCCCGACGACGTCGCCGACGTGCTGTTCACCTCCGGGACCACCGGCCGCAGCAAAGGCGTGCTGTGCGCGCACCGGCAGTCGCTGGCCGGGTCAGCCGCGTGGGCGGCCTGCGGCAAGATCACCAGCGACGACCGATACCTGTGCATCAATCCGTTCTTCCACAACTTCGGCTACAAGGCCGGGATCCTGGCCTGCCTGCAGACCGGAGCCACCCTGATCCCGCAGCTCACCTTCGACGCCGAACAGGCGATGCGGGCCGTCGCCGAGCATCGGATCACGGTGCTGCCCGGGCCGCCGACGATCTACCAGACGCTGCTCGACCACCCCGCCCGCGGCCGCTACGACTTGAGCTCGCTGCGATTCGCTGTCACCGGCGCTGCGACGGTGCCGGTGGTGCTGATCGAGCGGATGCAGACCGAACTCGACATCGAGATCGTGTTGACCGCCTACGGCCTCACCGAATCCAACGGGTTCGGCACCATGTGCCGAGTCGACGACGACGCCGTCACGGTCGCCACCACCTGCGGGCGACCGATCGCCGACTTCGAGCTGCGCATCAACGAGGAGCACGGCTCCGAAACAGGTGAGGTGTTGCTGCGCGGACCCAACGTGATGCTCGGCTACCTCGACGACGAGCACGCCACCGCCGCCACTATCGACCCAGACGGCTGGCTGCACACCGGCGACATCGGAAAGCTCGATGCCGCAGGTAATCTCCAGATCACTGACCGGCTCAAGGACATGTACATCTGCGGCGGCTTCAACGTCTACCCCGCCGAGGTCGAGCAGGTGCTGGCCCGCCTCGACGGCGTGCTGGACTGCGCGGTGATCGGCGTACCCGACGAGCGCCTCGGCGAAGTCGGCCGCGCCTACCTGGTGACGAACCCCGACGCCGGGCTCGACGAGAAGTCGGTGATCGCCTATACCCGTAACTATCTGGCGAATTTCAAGGCTCCCCGTTCGGTGAGGTTTGTCGACGCGCTGCCGCGTAATGCCGGTGGCAAGGTGGTCAAACCGCTACTGCGAGAGATGGCGTGATGGATCTGCAATTCGACGATGAGACGTTGGCGTTCCAGCGGGAAGTGCGCGAGTTCCTGTCGGCCCACCGGGGCTCGTTTCCGACCCACTCCTACGACACCGCCGAGGGTTTCGACCAGCACCGCAGTTGGGACAAGGTGCTTTTCGACGCCGGCCTCTCGGTGATCACCTGGCCGCAGAAGTACGGTGGGCGCGACGCGACGCTGCTGCAGTGGGTGGTGTACGAGGAAGAATACTTCCGCGCCGGTGCGCCCGGGCGGGCCAGTGCCAACGGGACGTCGATGCTGGCGCCGACGTTGTTCGCGCACGGCACCGAGGAGCAGCTGGACCGGGTGCTGCCGAAAATGGCGAGCGGCGAAGAGATCTGGGCGCAGGCGTGGTCGGAGCCCGAGTCCGGCAGCGACCTCGCCTCGCTGCGTTCGACGGCCACCCGCACCGACGGTGGCTGGTTGCTCAACGGCCAGAAGATCTGGAGTTCGCGAGCACCGTTCGGCGACAGGGCATTCGGCTTGTTCCGTTCTGATCCCGAAGCGCAACGTCACAGCGGGCTGACGTATTTCATGTTCGACTTGAAGGCCGACGGGATCACGGTACGGCCGATCGCGCAACTCGGCGGTGACACCGGCTTCGGGGAGATCTTCCTCGACGACGTCTTCGTGCCCGACGCGGATGTGATCGGCCAGCCGAACGACGGCTGGCGTGCGGCGATGAGCACGTCGAGCAACGAGCGTGGCATGTCGCTGCGCAGCCCGGCGCGATTCCTGGCGGCCGCGGAAAGGCTTGCCGAACTGTGGAAGAGCCAGGACGGCAACGCATTCGGCGACCAGGTTGCCGATGCCTGGATCAAGGCGCAGGCCTATCGACTGCACACCTTCGGCACTGTCACCCGACTGGCGGGAGGCGGTGAACTCGGGGCGGAGTCCTCGGTGACCAAGGTGTTCTGGTCCGATCTGGACGTCGCCGTACACCAGACCGCGCTGGACATCCGCGGGGCCGACGGCGAACTGGCGGACACCTGGACGGATGGGTTGCTGTTCGCGTTGGGTGGCCCGATCTACGCCGGCACCAACGAGATTCAGCGCAACATCATCGCGGAGCGACTGCTGGGACTGCCGCGGGAGAAGGCCAAATGAAATTTGATCTCGACGAGCAGCAGCGCGACTTCGCCGCGAGCATCGATGCGGCGCTGTCCGCCGCCGACGTGCCTGGGGCCGTGCGCGCCTGGGCCTCCGGCGACACCGCTCCCGGCCGTAAGATCTGGGCCCGCCTGGCCGACTTGGGCGTCACCGCGTTGGCGGTGCCGGAGAAGTTCGACGGTCTCGACGCGCACCCGAGTGACCTGGTGGTCGCGCTGGAACGGCTCGGACGCTGGTGTGTGCCAGGGCCGGTCACCGAATCCGTTGCGGTGGCGCCGATTCTGCTTGCCGACGATGAACGCAACGCGGCGCTGGCAGCCGGCGAACTGATCGTCAGCGTCGTGCTCCGGCCGCAGGTGCCGCGGGCTGTGGACGCCGACGCAGCCGGGCTGGTTTTGGCCGCCGAAGCCGACGGCTGGGTCAGCGAAGCGCACGTCGGCGACCGGCACGAATCCGTCGACCCGAGCCGCCACCTGTTCGACGCCGAAGCGGTCTGCGACGCATGGCAGGCCGACGTCGCGCGCGCGTACGAGTTCGGTGCGTTAGCCACCGCCGCCCAACTCGTCGGGGCGGGTCAGGCGCTGCTGGACGCGGCGGTCGACTACGCCAAACAGCGTGCCCAGTTCGGCCGTGTGATCGGTTCTTACCAGGCGATCAAGCACAAGCTGGCCGACGTGCACATTGCGCTCGAGTTGGCCCGGCCACTGGTCTACGGCGCGGCGCTGTCGCTGGCCGATCACTCGCCCGACACCGCCCGCGACGTCAGTGCGGCCAAGGCTGCGGCGTCGGATGCCGCGCTGCTGGCCGCGCGATCGGCACTGCAGACCCATGGCGCCATCGGCTTCACCGCCGAACACGACTTGTCGCTGTGGCTGCTGCGGGTGCAGGCGCTGCGCCCCGCGTGGGGTGACCCGGCGACCCACCGGCGACGGGTGCTGGAGGCCTTGGCATGACCGCGTCGGACGAACGGGAGCTGTTGCGCGCAACCGTCGCTGCGCTGGTCGCCAAGCACGCTTCTCCTGCCGCGGTGCGTAAGGCGATGGAATCTGAGCACGGTTACGACGAGTCGCTATGGCGGCTGCTGTGCGAGCAGGTCGGCGCCGCCGCGCTCGTAGTGCCGGAGGAATTCGGCGGCGCCGGAGGCGCTCTCGCCGACGCGGCCGTCGTGCTCGAGGAACTGGGTAAGGGTTTGGTGCCGAGCCCGCTACTGGGCAGCACGCTGGCCGAGCTGGCACTGCTGGCCGCCGATGAACCCGACGCCGACGCGCTCGGTTCGCTGGCCGAGGGCGTCGCGATCGGCGCGGTGGTGTTCGACGCCGGCTACGTCATCAACGGCGACGTCGCCGACATCGTCATCGGCACGGCCGACGGCGCGCTCACCCGCTGGACCGAGTTCAGCGCCGAACCGGTGACGCCGATGGACCCGACCCGGCGGCTGGCCCGGCTCACTGCGGAGAACACCGAGCCGCTCGGGACCGACCCCGGGGTGGCCGACGCGGCGGCGATCCTGTTGGCCGCCGAGCAGATCGGCGCGGCAGCGCGCTGCCTGGAACTCACCGTCGACTACACCAAGGAGCGTCAGCAGTTCGGCCGGCCGATCGGCAGCTTCCAGGCCCTCAAGCACCGGATGGCCGACCTCTACGTCGCGGTGCACGCGGCCCGCGCCGTCGTCAACGAGGCCGCCGAAGCGCCGTCGCCGACCTCGGCGGCCTTGGCCCGCATCGCCGCGACCGAGGCGTTCAGCACGGTGGCCGCCGAGGGCATCCAGCTGCACGGCGGCATCGCGATCACCTGGGAACACGACATGCAGCTGTACTTCAAACGCGCGCATGGCAGTTCGCAGTTGCTCGGTCCTCCCGCGGAGCATCTGCGCCGGCTTGAATCCGAAGTGTTCTAGCGTTGGCGTCATGACCGATGGGGTCGCACTACGTGCCGGGGTGCCGCCGTTCTACGTGATGGACGTGTGGCTGTCCGCCGCCGAGCGTCAACGCACCCACGGCGACCTGGTCAACCTGTCGGCGGGGCAGCCGAGCGCCGGGGCTCCCGAACCGGTCCGCGCCGCCGCCGTCGCCGCGCTACAGCGAAACCAACTCGGCTACACCGTGGCACTGGGCATTCCGGAACTGCGTGGGGCGATCGCGGCGTCGTATCAGGATCGGTACGGCCTCGACGTCGACCTGAACGACGTGGTGATCACGACCGGCTCATCCGGCGGCTTTCTGCTGACCTTCCTGTCCTGCTTCGACGTTGGCGACCGGGTAGCCGTGAGCAGCCCCGGCTATCCGTGCTATCGCAACATCCTGTCGGCACTAGGTTGCGAGGTCGTGGTGATCGAGTGCGGTCCGGAGACTCGCTTTCAGCCCACCGCGCAGATGCTCGCCGAGCTCGACCCGCCGGTGCAGGGTGTCGTGGTGGCCAGCCCGGCCAACCCGACCGGCACGGTCATCCCGCCCGCCGAGTTGGCCACGATCGCCTCCTGGTGCGACGCATCGGGAGTGCGGCTGATCAGCGACGAGGTCTACCACGGTCTGGTCTACGACGGCGCACCGCAAACCAGCTGCGCATGGGCGACGTCACGAAATGCGTTCGTGGTGAACAGCTTTTCCAAATATTTCGCGATGACTGGCTGGCGTCTGGGATGGCTGCTTGTTCCGCGTGAGCTGCAACGCGCGGTCGACCGCCTCACCGGGAACTTCACCATCTGTCCGCCGGTGTTGTCCCAGTACGCCGCGGTCGCGGCGTTCAGCCCGGAATCGGTGGACGAAGCCGAAGGGCATCTGCATCAGTACGCCCTCAATCGAACGACGTTGCTGGACGGCCTTCGCAAGATCGGCATCAACCGGCTGGCACCCACCGACGGCGCGTTCTACGTTTACGCCGACGTCTCCGATTTCACCAAGGATTCGATGTCGTTCTGTTCGAAACTGTTGGCCGACACCGGCGTTGCGATCGCCCCGGGGATCGATTTCGACCCGCAGCGCGGCAGCTCGTACGTCCGGCTGTCCTTCGCCGGCCCGACAACCGACATCGAAGAGGCGTTACGACGCTTGGGTAGCTGGCTCGGTTAGGCCAGCACCTCGTCGATACGCGCTTCCAGTGCTTCGCGTGGCCCGGCGTCGGTGACGTTGATGCCGAAGCGGTCGGACAGAGCGTCGATCACTGCGGCCGCGTCGTCGAATCGGGTCTTCTCGGTGATGTCGTTGCCGTGGAAAGTGAGGTCGCGTCCGGCCAGGTTGTATCGTCCGTCGACGGTGATCAGCGAAACCATCAAGCCGGTGACGAAGTGCGACGAGGGATGCGTCGAGACGTACCAGCTGCCCACCTTCAGGTCGATCGGCGGCGCTGTCCTGGCGGCGAATTCGTACAACGACTGCCACTCGCCGCGGATCAAGGCCTGTAACACCAGAACGTCGTCGCGGGTTCGGAGCCGGTACGGTTCGTGCGTGGTCTGCTGGATGCTGCCGGTCTCCAACCGGATGGGCGAGGTGGGCGTCTGGCCGCCGAAACCGACGTCGACGAGATACGGCTGCTGATCGTCGGGCAGCGTGACCTCCAACAGGGTGTGCGTCTGCGGAGGCATCGGGTCACCCGGGCCGCGCATCCATACCACTCGGCCTGCGAACCGGCGGACGCCGAAGCCGAGTTCTTCGAGCGCGTAACCCATCAACCCGTTCTGCTCGTAGCAGTAGCCACCGCGACGTCGATGAATCAGCTTGTCGGCCAAAGCTTCAGGGCTCAAATCGTCGATCGGCCGCCCCAACATTGGATCGAGGTTTTCAAACGGAATCGTCTGGGTGTGTGCGGTCACCAGATCCTGCAGCACCGGTAACGTCGGATCCGCAGCACCGCGATAGTCGATCCGTTCGAAGTAGCCGGGGAGGTCGAATGCCATAACCGCCATTGTCGCGCAACAACGATCCGGTCAGGCGACCCGGGCTTCCACGATGCTCAGCGGCGACGCGGTCGGCACCAGCCGTGTCATCCGTAATCCGGCTCGGCTCAGCAGAGTTCGGTATTCGGCGGCGGTCCGCTCACGAGCCGCCAAGTTCAGCAGCATCTCCAGATCCGCCCAGTTTCCGGGGAAGTCGCGGTCGTGGTCCGGGATCACCAGTTCGATCAACAGCACGGTGCTATCCGGGCGGGCAAATCTGCGAACGTTGCGTAGGATCTGCACCGCTTTTTCGTCCGGCCAATCGTGCAGGATGTTCTTCAAGACGTAGGCGTCACCGTCCGACGGGACGCGTTCAAAGAACGATCCGGCCTCGATGTACATGCGATCAGCCACGTCGTTCGTGCAGTCGAGATCCGACGCCGAGCACACGACCGTCGGTAAGTCGTACAGGACGCCGTGCGAATTCGGCGCCGCCGCCAGGATGTTGGCCAGCAGCGGGCCGTGTCCACCGCCGACATCGACGATCCTCGAGTAGGCACTGAAGTCGTAGCCGCCGACCACGGACGCATCGGTCAACTCCGAGATGCTGGTCATGGTTCGGTTGAACAGCTCCGCGTGCTCGGAATGCTCGGCGAAATAGTCGAAGCCCGCTGAGCCGTGCATGGCCGGCACGACCGACCGTCCGGTTCGGATCGCGTCGACAAGCCGAGTCCACCGCTCGCGCTGCTCGCGGGACCCGTAGAACCTCGCTGCCCATGCCATCGACGTCGGAACGTCCGAACGCAGGGTGTGGGCAAGGGAATTCATCTCGTAGCGTCCGTCAGGCCGACGCCGAAAGACGCCTCGCCCGATCAGCGCGCGGAGTAACCGCCGCAACGCATCGGGATCGGCGTGCACCCGACGCGCCAATTCGTCGATCGTCAACGGCCCGTCCGCAAGCGCGTCGGCCACACCCAGTTCGGCGGCGACGGTGATCGCCTGAGATGTCCAGGTGGCGATGATCATCTCCATCATCGCTGCGGGTGCGGGCAGCAGCTTCTGATGCAATCGGTACAGGTGGTGACGAACCCGCTCGACCACGCGGGCAGCTCCGGCGGGCGGTACTCCGGCAGCCATCAACTCACCTCCGCTAGCGAATCCCGGCTGATCTCCGCCGCCATTCCGCGGTGACTGACCAAGCCGAGGAACGTCGTCAGCACCCACGTCATGACCCGGTCGGGGATCAACGCAGCCGGCCGCAGCGCGGCCTCGCTGCGAGACACCTGCTGGGTGGTCACCCACGAGACAGCCCTGACCTTGCGCCGACGGGTGTTCTCGTACCGGCGCAAGGCCTTATTGACGTCAATATCTCTGTTGGACAGCATTTTTCGTAGCACCATCGTGTCCAACAGTGCCTGGTTGGTGCCCTGGGCGAGTGTCGGAGGCATCGTGTGCGCGGCATCGCCGAGCAACGTGACGGCGCCCCGACCCGGGCCGGGCACCGGATGACGGTAGTGCGGGAACGGCGAGGGGGCCAGATCGTCGTCGGTGAGGGCATCGAGTACCTCATCGACCCGCTCGGACCACCCGGCGAAATGACGGCGAATCATGTCGAGCGGTCGTTGCGGCCTGAGAAAGTTTGGTGACCAAGGTAAGTCGAACCACCACTGCATGTCAGCACCGCCGGCAGGCCATAGGCCCAGGCTGCCGCGCGGGCCGATCATCATGACCGCGACATGCGGGTCGGCGATCTCGGACAGGCGGACCAGACCCTGCCAGCTGCACCATCCGGTCGGTGTCGCCGGGGGTGCGCCGACGACACCGCGGACGACCGAATGCAGCCCGTCGGCACCGATCAACAGGTCGCCATCGACCGAGCTGCCGTCGTCGAATTCGACTCGCACACCGTCGCCCGTATCGCTCACCCCGACCGCGCGTGAGTTGGCGCGGATCCGGTCGGCCGGAAAGCCGTCGAGCAGACGCTCCAGCAGAATTCGGCGTGGAACCATCCGGACGGATGCGCCGAGCCGATTGACCATGGCGTTGAGGTCCATTGTGGACAGCGGGCGGCCGGTCGACGTCATGACCCGCACGGCGGACAACTGCTGCCCGGCGCCGGTCATGTCGACTCCGAGCTGGTCGAGAACCGTCGCCCCGTTGGACCAGATGGTCACCGCGCCGCCGCCTGCGGCGGTGTCCGGTCGGCGGTCGAACACGGTGACGTCGTGTCCGTCGCGCAGCAGACCGCGGGCGACAGCGATACCGCTGACGCCCGCACCGACCACCAGGATCCGCAGCGGTCGCATCGCCACCTCAGTCCTGCGCATGCCGGTCGTAGGCCCACTGCTCCAGCCGTGCCTGCAGCCTCACCAGACCGAATCCGGCGAGCGGCGCGCCGACCGAGAAATAGACCATCAGCAGCGGACTCATCTCACTCACCTCTCT
This genomic window contains:
- the fadD3 gene encoding 3-((3aS,4S,7aS)-7a-methyl-1,5-dioxo-octahydro-1H-inden-4-yl)propanoate--CoA ligase FadD3; translation: MSSHPQTIPAALDRIASELPDHDALVTPDRAITFAELRNEVRQAAAAMIDLGVAVGDRVAIWSPNTWHWVVACLASHYAGATVVPLNTRYTAAEATDILARTGAPLLVAMGEFLGADRVGDLDGSALPDLRHIVRVPIDRDDGTWDEFVSHGSDLAAADARAGAVRPDDVADVLFTSGTTGRSKGVLCAHRQSLAGSAAWAACGKITSDDRYLCINPFFHNFGYKAGILACLQTGATLIPQLTFDAEQAMRAVAEHRITVLPGPPTIYQTLLDHPARGRYDLSSLRFAVTGAATVPVVLIERMQTELDIEIVLTAYGLTESNGFGTMCRVDDDAVTVATTCGRPIADFELRINEEHGSETGEVLLRGPNVMLGYLDDEHATAATIDPDGWLHTGDIGKLDAAGNLQITDRLKDMYICGGFNVYPAEVEQVLARLDGVLDCAVIGVPDERLGEVGRAYLVTNPDAGLDEKSVIAYTRNYLANFKAPRSVRFVDALPRNAGGKVVKPLLREMA
- a CDS encoding acyl-CoA dehydrogenase family protein — its product is MDLQFDDETLAFQREVREFLSAHRGSFPTHSYDTAEGFDQHRSWDKVLFDAGLSVITWPQKYGGRDATLLQWVVYEEEYFRAGAPGRASANGTSMLAPTLFAHGTEEQLDRVLPKMASGEEIWAQAWSEPESGSDLASLRSTATRTDGGWLLNGQKIWSSRAPFGDRAFGLFRSDPEAQRHSGLTYFMFDLKADGITVRPIAQLGGDTGFGEIFLDDVFVPDADVIGQPNDGWRAAMSTSSNERGMSLRSPARFLAAAERLAELWKSQDGNAFGDQVADAWIKAQAYRLHTFGTVTRLAGGGELGAESSVTKVFWSDLDVAVHQTALDIRGADGELADTWTDGLLFALGGPIYAGTNEIQRNIIAERLLGLPREKAK
- a CDS encoding acyl-CoA dehydrogenase family protein, whose translation is MKFDLDEQQRDFAASIDAALSAADVPGAVRAWASGDTAPGRKIWARLADLGVTALAVPEKFDGLDAHPSDLVVALERLGRWCVPGPVTESVAVAPILLADDERNAALAAGELIVSVVLRPQVPRAVDADAAGLVLAAEADGWVSEAHVGDRHESVDPSRHLFDAEAVCDAWQADVARAYEFGALATAAQLVGAGQALLDAAVDYAKQRAQFGRVIGSYQAIKHKLADVHIALELARPLVYGAALSLADHSPDTARDVSAAKAAASDAALLAARSALQTHGAIGFTAEHDLSLWLLRVQALRPAWGDPATHRRRVLEALA
- the ipdE2 gene encoding acyl-CoA dehydrogenase IpdE2 — protein: MTASDERELLRATVAALVAKHASPAAVRKAMESEHGYDESLWRLLCEQVGAAALVVPEEFGGAGGALADAAVVLEELGKGLVPSPLLGSTLAELALLAADEPDADALGSLAEGVAIGAVVFDAGYVINGDVADIVIGTADGALTRWTEFSAEPVTPMDPTRRLARLTAENTEPLGTDPGVADAAAILLAAEQIGAAARCLELTVDYTKERQQFGRPIGSFQALKHRMADLYVAVHAARAVVNEAAEAPSPTSAALARIAATEAFSTVAAEGIQLHGGIAITWEHDMQLYFKRAHGSSQLLGPPAEHLRRLESEVF
- a CDS encoding pyridoxal phosphate-dependent aminotransferase, which produces MTDGVALRAGVPPFYVMDVWLSAAERQRTHGDLVNLSAGQPSAGAPEPVRAAAVAALQRNQLGYTVALGIPELRGAIAASYQDRYGLDVDLNDVVITTGSSGGFLLTFLSCFDVGDRVAVSSPGYPCYRNILSALGCEVVVIECGPETRFQPTAQMLAELDPPVQGVVVASPANPTGTVIPPAELATIASWCDASGVRLISDEVYHGLVYDGAPQTSCAWATSRNAFVVNSFSKYFAMTGWRLGWLLVPRELQRAVDRLTGNFTICPPVLSQYAAVAAFSPESVDEAEGHLHQYALNRTTLLDGLRKIGINRLAPTDGAFYVYADVSDFTKDSMSFCSKLLADTGVAIAPGIDFDPQRGSSYVRLSFAGPTTDIEEALRRLGSWLG
- a CDS encoding arylamine N-acetyltransferase family protein; amino-acid sequence: MAFDLPGYFERIDYRGAADPTLPVLQDLVTAHTQTIPFENLDPMLGRPIDDLSPEALADKLIHRRRGGYCYEQNGLMGYALEELGFGVRRFAGRVVWMRGPGDPMPPQTHTLLEVTLPDDQQPYLVDVGFGGQTPTSPIRLETGSIQQTTHEPYRLRTRDDVLVLQALIRGEWQSLYEFAARTAPPIDLKVGSWYVSTHPSSHFVTGLMVSLITVDGRYNLAGRDLTFHGNDITEKTRFDDAAAVIDALSDRFGINVTDAGPREALEARIDEVLA
- a CDS encoding methyltransferase codes for the protein MAAGVPPAGAARVVERVRHHLYRLHQKLLPAPAAMMEMIIATWTSQAITVAAELGVADALADGPLTIDELARRVHADPDALRRLLRALIGRGVFRRRPDGRYEMNSLAHTLRSDVPTSMAWAARFYGSREQRERWTRLVDAIRTGRSVVPAMHGSAGFDYFAEHSEHAELFNRTMTSISELTDASVVGGYDFSAYSRIVDVGGGHGPLLANILAAAPNSHGVLYDLPTVVCSASDLDCTNDVADRMYIEAGSFFERVPSDGDAYVLKNILHDWPDEKAVQILRNVRRFARPDSTVLLIELVIPDHDRDFPGNWADLEMLLNLAARERTAAEYRTLLSRAGLRMTRLVPTASPLSIVEARVA
- a CDS encoding FAD-dependent oxidoreductase — translated: MRPLRILVVGAGVSGIAVARGLLRDGHDVTVFDRRPDTAAGGGAVTIWSNGATVLDQLGVDMTGAGQQLSAVRVMTSTGRPLSTMDLNAMVNRLGASVRMVPRRILLERLLDGFPADRIRANSRAVGVSDTGDGVRVEFDDGSSVDGDLLIGADGLHSVVRGVVGAPPATPTGWCSWQGLVRLSEIADPHVAVMMIGPRGSLGLWPAGGADMQWWFDLPWSPNFLRPQRPLDMIRRHFAGWSERVDEVLDALTDDDLAPSPFPHYRHPVPGPGRGAVTLLGDAAHTMPPTLAQGTNQALLDTMVLRKMLSNRDIDVNKALRRYENTRRRKVRAVSWVTTQQVSRSEAALRPAALIPDRVMTWVLTTFLGLVSHRGMAAEISRDSLAEVS